From the genome of Haloferax sp. Atlit-12N, one region includes:
- a CDS encoding GNAT family N-acetyltransferase — NEIFIAESHRGTGIADDLLQRVLETADEQDLPLDRLLLDVDDDNGRAQAFYNRYGFEKWGDLVARPL, encoded by the coding sequence CAATGAGATTTTCATAGCGGAGTCACACCGCGGGACGGGGATCGCTGACGACCTGTTGCAGCGCGTGCTTGAAACAGCCGATGAACAGGACTTGCCACTAGATCGGTTGCTGTTGGATGTTGACGATGACAACGGGCGTGCACAGGCATTCTACAACCGATACGGGTTCGAAAAATGGGGTGATCTGGTCGCCCGGCCGCTCTAG